The window ACTCTTATAAAAGAATTATGCGCCTTTGCtggggatcgaacccgggtcacccgggtgacaggcgggaatgcttaccagtgtgacgcataagggttaagcgtcattagggtaagacgcataattcttatgcgtctttgaacgacgcataacccttgtgcgtcattaaccaaagacgcataagggttgtgcgtcgttcattaataacgacgcataactgttgtgcgtcactccctaagtcggaatacaactaaacttcttcattaaaatggaattccattaacatACATCACCCAAAAAAGAATTGTTCCATAATTAGGTTGATAGTCGAGATGAATTCCAACAAGAAGACAAAAACTCACTCAATGCAATTCAATAGAGACTATATCTAATAAAGGAAAAATGCCATATAGCAGTACATATTTGTTGTTGGTTTCATAAGCGAGCCCTGACATGAGTGCATGCGCACCGGCGTGCTCAATGTCGTGCGCATAACGTTGTACAGTGTTGAGCACGCCGCATTTGCGTGCTCAATGTGCTTATCACGAGCTACACAATCCAATAATTGAACACATGTAtatctatttatataatattataagcCCATGCATCATCACTTGTAAGGGAACCAAATCCAATAGATGCCATTCAACATCAAGACAAGATTCCTCTGAACTCACTAACTGATATAAATCCAAAAACCAACCATATACCAAGCTAAGTCAAATATATTGATAATCACAACATCTCCAAACCACTTCATTGATTTCTCCATCACTTCACAATGCCCTCCCTCCTTCCTATCTTCCTCCTCCCTCTCATCCTCCTCCCCATATAcctcatcctctccacaacaagAAAATCACCCAAAAACACACCCCCGGGATCCTTCGGAATCCCGTTCATCGGGCAGAGCCTCAGCCTCCTGTGGGCCATGCGCGCCAACACCGCCGACGAATGGATCGCCGGCAGAGCCCGGAGATACGGCGCTGTCTCGTAGCTGAGCCTTTGGCACACCGACCCTGTTCATCTACGGCCGGGCTGCAAACAGGTTTGTTTTCTCTGGCGATGGGAACAAACTGAGCAATCAGCAGACGGATTCGGTGAGGATGGTCTTAGGCGATCGCTGCCTGTTGGAGCTTGTCGGGGAGGATCATAAGCGGATTCGAAACGCGCTTTCGTCTTTTCTGAAGCCAGATAGCTTGAAGGATTACATTGGTAAGATGGGAGGAAGAAGTGATGATGCACCTCCGTATGCATTGGCATGGGAAGAACAATCTCAAGGTATGAATTGGTTagcttgtgtgtgtgtgtgttttgttgcTCGGGTCTCAACTCGGTAAGAGCTCGCCCGAGTGTAACTCATCGATTAACCGCCAATTTCAGGTTATGCCACTAATGAAGATGCTGACATTCAACATAATATGCTCACTTCTGTTTGGTGTTGAGAGAGGATCAGTGAGAGACACACTTGTATTGTATTTCCAAGAGATGGTTGATGGGATTTGGTCTCTCCCTCTCAATCTGCCCTTTACACGCTTCAACCGAAGCCTCAAAGGAAATATGATCAAAAGAATATGAAGGTACTTTTAAATCCCAGAATATGAAGGTACTTTTACAGTGGATCAAACAAGGAAATATGATCAAAAGAGAAGTAAATATTAATAGTATTAGGCATGCTAAGCTTGTTGAGTATTATATATGAACTAACTAGAATATACAGGATGAATACAGTTTGTATCACCTAGAATTTACATACAGGTTTGTATCAACTAGAATATACATACCAGATTCCAGGCACAATAACCTGCATAACTACGAGGACAACGTAGTTGCTTAGCAGCTTTCTGGTCTGGAATATTTTGGTGGCAACGAAGGGCAGTGCTCGTTCATGTGAGGATAAGGTTCCATGGTATTGTATCCAGGCAACTCCATCCGGTATTTCCCTTTGATTTGACAATAGGGAAGTTTTACTGTGTCCGCATCGTTGCACCACTTAGGCAAACGGCTTGAATTGTTGTCAAAGAACTTCAGAGAGTATGCATCTTTTATCTGAAAAATAGGTGTAGATAATCAATAACATGTTGGGTTTAATAAATATGGAATATGATCAATACTCCGAAAGTAAATGCAGTGTGCTCACCGTGAACTCAGTTACTTGAATAGAGTTTGCAAGTTCCCCAAACAGTCCTGCTTCCTTGTACATTTCAAAGACAAAAGCAACACATGAAGTTGACTTCCCGTCAACATAAACCCAATCGTCTTGTTCGGGGATTGCCAACAGTTCACCAAAAGATGATCCACGTTTCTCGACTTCCACAAGAATCTCTGAGAGAGTTAAGTTCTGCAGAGGTCAAAATTTCATAATATGTTACAACATTGCAATAAGGTGATCGGGATATATCAGACCAATATTCTGCACTCAGAGCTTAACTAGAAGGCAAGCTTACTCTCTACTTCAAAAGATTTTCCCAAATTGGTAATTACAAAACCTTTCTGTCTGTCAACAGAAGACTTCCAATGGAAAAAAAAGATTTGTTTGGTTCATATCGGATGCATACACAGGGAAACAAAGCCACATACATGAAATAGGCCCTCAATGTTTTTGTGTTCAGTGAACTGCTGGAAATTGTTAGATTGTTCAAGCAATGTCTAATTTTGAGAAGTGAAAACACTAACAAAGCCAACATGGTGATACACAAATCAGCTTCCTTACATGAAATAATCCTTTGCTTCATAAACTTCAATTGTAAAATCAACGAGATGGGAATTAATATGACCTGAGTTCCAAGACGTTTGTTCAATGCTTCAGTCCACAAGCTACCGGCTTATGCAGGAGCCATCTGAGTCCAAACAGTCATAACAGAAGCAACCTGTAAACAAACAAGTTAAAAAGGGAAGAAGATGACAAATAAGCAATATACTCTCAGCAGCACAGTTGATTCATTAATTTGATCACCCAACAGCATCAAATAACATAAACCATTGATTGATACTTGGTTTACCGGAAGTCACAGATACTTGTTGTTATCAAAGAACATCATCAGATAACATTAACCATTGATTGGTACTTGTTTTTTCTCACTTTATATCGTCATGTTTTCAGAATGTACATGGTTTACCGGAAGTCACAAACTATTGTTGTTAAGAGTAACAGACTAGCCGCTTCTGCAGTCAAGAACTATACGTCTATGTGAAGCCTAACAAAGATGAGCAATCATTTTTTTTCAGACTTCTAGCTATTCCTGGTTAGGCATGCCAAGTGTCTATGAGTCCCCAGCTCATTCTTCAACATGCACATGGTCAGAGTCATAGCCCCTCCCACTATTTGGGAACTTACAGTTTCATGTTCTACTTCACTCCCCGAACGGGGTTCTTTCACCCTTCTGTCATGGTACTACTTCGCTATAGGTCACCCAGGAGTAATCCCAATAAAGTAAACATTTCCTCATATTCACAAGTAAAATCACTGGTCAAAAAAATGGCAAGGGACTCATAAGTTTTATGGGCTTTCCTGGGTTATTTTCCCCCAAGAACAAGTATATCTTGAGAATGCGATCAAGTAAATGAATTCCATGAATATATCATACATACATAATAACAAATTTATGAGAATCAACTGCAGTTGAAATGTATAGTAAAATGACACAGGAAACAGAGAAAATTAGAaatgaagaaacaaaaaaaGTGAGCTGCTATTGTCTCGCATAACTacttgtaataatggagtgctcatttcagttggaagaagctcggctagaaaggagttcggtaagctcggcttaccgagctggaactagcctggaactagccgagaagaagaaggcagaagtcggtaagctcagcggtaaggaagctcggtaaggaagctcggcgttgagctggaatgagccgagaaggaagagttcggttgtaagccgagccgagaaggaagagttcggttgtaagccgagaaggagttcggttgtaagccgaggaaggagttcggtcttgaaccgaggaaggagttcggtcttgaaccgagaaggtagaagcaacctagccgaactagccgttggagcagcagttagttagctgagatgtagcggttattcttttgctttcttgattcttcttgtagttagttagtagcagttgctacttgattatagagctttaaatagctcaccgtgtatgtagtgtagagaagagtttaatcaataaagagttttccagttttctctccaagtttatcatcttcaatactcaaagtgtgagtgtgtgtgtgttgtgttttctgcattgtgtgatctcatacaacagtgagtgtgtgtgtgatcttattgagtgtgtgaaagccttgtgtgtgcgaatcctaacaagtggcgccgtctgtgggaaagggatattgaagctgatttgcagaggatcaaacggtttcagagatggcagcaaggcttgatgcagaaaagttcacaggcaagaatgattatggcctgtggaagatgaagatgaaggcggttttaattcaacaaggcttggcggcagttcttgcaaaaccagaggagaaaggaaaggctccagtgcttgatgaaaaagctcaggcaaagatggaggaaatgcagctcaaggcacattctgcagtgattctgtgccttggagataaggtcttgagggaagttcaagaagccaagactgcggtggagatcttggacaagttagatgaagtttacttggccaaatccttggctaaccgggctgtatctcaagaagaggctgtatgcctatagtttttctggagataggtccatcattgagcagctagaggagttcaacaagatcattgatgacctgggatctgttgatgtcaagatctcagatgaggataaggccattctcacattgaatgccttgcctagctcgtatgaccagctaagtgatgcaattatctatggaagagataaacctatcacctatgcagaagtctattcagccttgatggccaaagaactccagaagacagccaacagaggctctgcaagctccaatgttcaagctgcagaggccttgaatgtgaagaagttcaagaagcagaacttcaagaagaagtttgagggccctaaaccctcaagttctgatgctcagaaggaaaccagagcttgctattggtgcaagaaacctggacatttgaagaagattgtcatgcatggaagagaaagatggcctctgagggacacaatcaatctgattgtgtggagagtgctgatcccccggctcaactcatgaatatcagtgatagtggggtcagtcataggtggataatggactcggggtgcagcttccatatgtgcccaaatagaagctggtttcatgatcttcaagaagcatcgggtacggttgttttgtaataatcacatttgtcagatcaaaggaaaGAAGGTAAgtagctaagcctacaagatggctctataaagatcctaactggtgaggtatattccagaagtaaagaggaacctcatctcattgggaatgctggaacagaaagggttcaccatattgatgagtcaaggaaaattgtttgtgaaatctggagatgcagtgatgatggaggctgatatattctctattatctgaaggctaaggctgttgatggagaaagcaatgcagtgtcagatgattccaaaatgctatggcacaagagattgggc of the Salvia splendens isolate huo1 unplaced genomic scaffold, SspV2 ctg177, whole genome shotgun sequence genome contains:
- the LOC121789226 gene encoding taxoid 14-beta-hydroxylase-like; protein product: MPSLLPIFLLPLILLPIYLILSTTRKSPKNTPPGSFGIPFIGQSLSLLWAMRANTADEWIAGRARRYGAVSFVFSGDGNKLSNQQTDSVRMVLGDRCLLELVGEDHKRIRNALSSFLKPDSLKDYIGKMGGRSDDAPPYALAWEEQSQGYATNEDADIQHNMLTSVWC